The DNA sequence GCTTCCTTGTCGGAGGTGTTCGGGTTGGCGATCCACGGGAGCTGCCAGAGGTTGAAGCTCAGCACGCTCACCGTGGCGTCCGCGGCCCGGGCGGGCGCGGCGGTGAGGGCGGCGATGACGACGGCGGCGGCGAGAATGGCGGTCCTGCGCACGCGGGGTCCTTTCAGGAGACGAGGAAGGCGCGGGAGGTCCCGCCGAGCTGGGCGATGGCGCCGGTGATCCCGTGCTTCCAGGCGCCGAAGTGGACCACCCGGTACTTGCCTGCCGGGGTGTTCGCGGGGATGTCCCACGTGACTTCGGCGCGGGACTCGCTCACGAACGTCCGGGTCCAGCGGAACTTCGTGGCCCAGTCGCCGTCGTCGGCGTAGCGGACCCAGCGGCCGTCCGCGTACCGCTGGATCTCCAGGAACGTCCCGTCGCGGCGCAGGTCGTTCTTCGGGTGGCCGGTCACGAACGCGACCGCGACCTGCTCGCCGCGCCGGTAGCTGCTCTTCGCGTCGGTGACGACGTCGCCGAAGCTCTTGAGCAGCGGAGCGCTGTCGAAGACGACCCCGGGCTGGAAGTTGACGAGCTTGCCGCGCAGGTCGCGCGGAACCGGGCCGTGCGGCACCTCGGTACCCGCCTTCAGCGCGGCGGCGAGCTTCGCGAACTCCTGCTGGTACGCCGGGAGCGTGTAGCGGCCGAAGAGCGTCGACGCGCCTTCGTACTGCTGCGAGTCGTACTCCTCCGGCGTCGTCACGTACTGGCTGTAGGCGTTCGAGTAACCCTGCATCAGGACGTTCTCGAGCGGCACGCCGAGCGTCGACGCGACGGTCTTCCGGATCCGCAGCCCGGCGACGATCGTGTACTCGGCGGGCCCGGCGACCAGGTGCAGCTGCCCGATCCGGACGATCTGCAGCGGCAGCACCTCCGGCGCCCACGGGTACGGCTTCATCGCGCCGAACGGCACGGCGACGACCTTCGGCGCCTGCGCGTCCGCCAAGGCCTGCGGGATCGGCGCGTCGATGCCGCCGAGCCAGTCGATGAACGGGTTCTTGACGCCCTCCGGCAGCGGCAGGCCCGGGCCGTCTTCGGTGCTGCCGGCCAGCATGGAGACGCCGATCGCGGCGGTGCACGTGCGGTGCGGGCGGCCGTCCGGGGTGAACTCCGGGCCGACGTCGACGGCGGACATGTCCACGTACGTCAGCCGGTGGTCGACGCCGCCGGTGATCGGCTCGGCCGCCGCGTCGAACGCGCGTTTCGCCGCCTGGAACTGGAGTTCGCCGATGCGCCGGGTGTTCTCGAACTCCGTCTCGGGCGTGCCGGGCTGCAAGTTCAGGTTCGGCGTCATGTCGCCGGAGTTGGTCTGGGCGAAGGCGGCGACGAACCCGGGCGGGCCGTCGAGGTAGCGGACACCGGCGTGGTCGTGCTCCCACGCGTAGGCGGCGTACCCCTTGTTGTCGCTGCTGATCAGGTGGTTGCCGTTGCTCATCGACGTGCCGTGGGTGGCGAACCAGGTGATCGCGCCGACGTCCCGGCCGCCCTGGCGGAACCGCAGCACGGTCACCGCGGGGTCGATCGAGAGCGGGAAGTGGTCCTTGTCGGGGTTGCGCTCGAAGGCGACGCGGGACCGGTTGGCGCTGGCCTCGGTCAGCTCCGTGCGGCCGAGGCTGAGCTCGCCGGGCTTGAGGTCGTCGTGGGCCCGGCCGATCGCGTCGACGATCCCGGCGACGACGGCGTCGTAGGTCTGCTGCTGGAAGCCGAGGATCGACAGGTCGTACGCCGCGTAGTGCGAGTCGCCGCCGCACGCCGAGTGCGTGTGGGTGGCGTTGAGCAGGACGTTCTGCTCGCTGTAGCGGTCGCCGTACTTCCGGGCGAGCTCGCGCAGGACGCCCTGGTGGACGGACTGGAACAGCGCGCCCAGCTCGGCGGTGACGAAGACGATCCGGCGGGTGCCGTCGTCGACGATGTAGGCGCGCGCCCGGGTGCGCAGGTGGATGCCGGCGGTCTGCTGCTGCGGCATGGAGTAGCCCATCATGCCGTTCTCGGCCGCGGGCCCGGTGACGTCGCCGATGCCCACGCCCACCTGCAGCGCCGGTTCGGCAGCCTCGGCGGTTCTCGCCCCGAGCGCGGCGGCGAACGGGAGCGCGGTGGCTCCGGCCAGCACGGTACGACGACTCACCCGCATACGGTCTCCCGACTAACGTGAACGACTTTCGCGTTAGTCGGGACCGTACGTGACCCCGGTTACCCGGGCAACCCGGCAAAAGTGCCGACCCCGAGAGCCATGAGGGGCACCCTCATGGCTTCAGAGCCAGAGCCTCGGCAGATTCCCGGTCCGGTGACGACGCTCCACCAAGGTCGCGAATGACTCATTGGGGACCTCGGAGGTTCCCAATGAGTCATTCGCGACATCACAGCGGCCACCGGCGGCTCGCAAGGCCATGAACGGGTCGTTCACCTCGCCAGACGTCATGAACGACCCGTTCACGACGACCCGCGACCCCGGGCAGACGCGCACGACTTGCCGGGGGCCCCAGCTTTTCGAGCCATGAGGGTGCCGGAAAGTCCCCTTCAGGCCCGGTCAGCCCAGCGCGTCGGCGATCTTCGTCAGCGTCGCCGCGTCCCCGCGCAGCAGCAGCTGCGTCACCACCGTTTCCTCCCAGGCCTGCAGCTCGTCGCGGATCTTCGCCGGCGGCCCGATCAGCGAGGTGTCCTCGACCAGCGACGTCGGGATCGCGGCCGTCGCCTCCTCCTTGCGCCCGGCCAGGTACAGCTCCTGCACCTTGTCCGCCACGTCCTCGTACCCCAGCCGGGCGAAGACGTCGTGGTGGAAGTTCACGCTCTTCGCGCCCATCCCGCCGATGTACAGCGCCAGCGACGGCTTGATCCACGACGCCGCCTCCTCGACGTCGTCGTGCACGAGCACCGGGATCGAGCACGGGACCTCGAACGTCTCCAGGGTGTGCCGCGCCCCTTCCCGCGCGAAGCCCTCCTCCAGCGCCGCCTTGTAGAACCCGTTGCTCTTGGGCGAGAAGAACAGCGGGAGCCAGCCGTCGCCGATCTCCGCGGCCAGCGCGACGTTCTTCGGGCCCTCCGCGGCGAGGTGGATCGGGATCTCCGTGCGCAGCGGGTGCACCGTCGGCTTCAGCGCCTTGCCCAGCCCCGTCCCCCCGCGCAACGGCAGCTGGAAGTGCTGGCCGTCGAGCGTCACCGGGGCCTCGCGGGCGATCACCTGCCGGACGATGTCCACGTACTCCCGCGTCCGGGCGAGGGGCTTCGGGTACGGCTGGCCGTACCAGCCCTCGACGACCTGCGGGCCGGACGCACCCAGCCCGAGCACCATCCGGCCGCCGGAGAGGTGGTCGAGGGTCATCGCGCTCATCGCCGTGGCCGTCGGGGTGCGCGCGGACATCTGCACGATGTTCGTGCCGAGGCGGATCCGGCTGGTCGAGGCGCCGTACCAGGCCAGCGGCGTGAACGCGTCCGAGCCGTACGCCTCCGCCGTCCACACCGAGTCGAAGCCGAGCTCCTCGGCCTTGACCACGGCCTCCAGCGCGCCCGGGGTCGGGCCGCTGCCCCAGTACCCGACGTGGAATCCCAGCTTCACGAATGCCTCCTAGACGTTCGGCGCGTAGTGCTCGGGCTTGCCCCGCTCGGACAGCGGGGGCAGGTTCCTCCGTGGAGTCTCGACCACCGGCGCGCCGGGAGCCACCTCGCCGCGCCCGCGGCGCCAGCCGGCGCGGGCCCGCGGGTGGTAGCGGCGGTCGTGCGGGACGAGCTTGAACACGGCGTTGATCAGCTTCCCGGCCCGCCGGTGCCGGCGCGCGTCGCGCTCGGACCAGCGCAGGCCGAGCAGGTCGCGGATCTCGGGGTCGTAGAGCCCGGTCGTCAGCCAGACGAAGTTCTTCGCGATCAGCGCGCTCAGCGGCCGCCAGAGCGGGTCCGGCAGCCACGGCAGGAACGGCGGTTTCGCGATCCCGCGCAGGTCGAGGACGTCGCGGGTGGCCTTGTTGTCCTCGAGGACCTCGGCGCACATGTGCTTCCAGTAGCGCTGGAAGTCCGCCCAGCTCTCCGGCACCGGCCGCATGGTCATGTCGTACATCCGCCACCACGTGACGTGCTCGTCGAACAGCCGGCGCTTTTCGGCCTCGCCGATCCCGCCCATGAAGTGGTCGGCGATGAGGATCGTGCTGACGAAGAACGTCGAGTGCGCCCAGTAGTAGGTGTCGGGGTCGAGGGCGTGGTAGCGACGCCCCTTGGCGTCGACACCCTTGATGCGGTCGTGGTAGCCGCGGACCTGCAGAGCGGTCGCGTGGGCGCGCGGGCCGTCGTAGACGACGCCGCCGATCGGGTAGAGCGAGCGGAACAGCCGCTGCCAGCGCTCCTCGAAGAACCGCGAGTGCTGCTCGACGCCGGCACCGAGACCGGGGTGCATGTTCTGCATCGACCCGGCCCACAGCGCGATGAGCAGGCCGCGCCAGTCGCCGAAGTACTTCCACGTCAGCGAGTCGGGGCCCAGCGGTTCGGGGGCGTCCATCGGCGGCTCCTAGTCGAGTCGAACTGACTACGGCTGTTGTCAGGCTAGGATCTGACAACACACGTAGTCAACCGAGGAGTGATCATGCCGGGCCGCACGTGGGCGGGCACGACCCTGGACGACCGCAAGGCGCAGCGGCGCGAGCAGCTCGTGGCCGCCGGCCTCGAACTGCTGGGCACCGACGGGTCGGCCGGGACGAGCGTCCGCGCGGTGTGCCGGCACGCGAAGCTGACCGAGCGCTACTTCTACGAGAGCTTCGCCGACCGCGAAGAGCTGGTCGCCGCGGTGTACGAGCACGTCGGCGAGCAGGCGCGGCAGGCGCTCGTGGCCGCGGTGCGGGACGCGCCGAGCCCGGTCCTGCGGGCCGAGAACGCCGTGCGCGCGTTCGTCGAGCTGATCGTCGACGACCCGCGCCAGGGCCGGGTCCTGCTGCTCGCCCCGCTGACCGACCCCGCGCTGACCCGCCGGGGCCTGCACCTGCTGCCGGTCTTCGCCGCGCTCGTCGGGGAGCAGCTGTCCCACGGCGACGACACCGAACGCCAGATGGTCGCTGTCGGGCTGGTCGGCGCGCTGAGCAACGTCTTCATCGCCTACCTCGACGGATCGCTGAAGGTCTCGCGCGAGCGGCTCGTCGCCCACTGCGTGAAACTCGTGCTCGGCGCCGACGATCACTGACCTCACCTCCGACCTGGTGACAGTCGCGCGGGCGATCGGGCACACTCAACCCATGCGTACCGCTGGGCGGAACGAGGGCGTGAGCGGCGACGGCCTCGTCGCGGCCCGGCTCGCCGCGCTCCTCGAAGCCTTCCGGCCGGGCGACGAGACCCTGGGCGTCTCCGAACTGGCCCGCCGGACCGGGCTGGCGAAGACGACGGTGCACCGCCTCGTCGGGCACCTCACCGGCACCGGCCTCCTCGAGCGCGAAGCCGGCGCGGTGCGGCTCGGGCTGCGGCTGTTCGAAATCGGCCAACTGGCCTCACCCCGCCGGGGACTGGTCGAGGCGGCCCGGCCCTACCTCGCCGACCTGCGCGAGGCGACGCGCAACACCGTCCACCTCGCCATCCTCGAAGGCACCGAAGTCGTCTACCTCGACGTCTTGCGCGGCCCGGACGCGCCGACGCTGCCCTCGCGCATCGGCGGCCGGTTCCCCGCGCACGCCACCGGGGTCGGCAAGGCGATCCTCGCCTTTTCTCCGGAATCCGTGGTGAACCAGGTGATCGACGCCGGATTGCCCCGGATGAGCCCGAAGACGATCACCGCGCCCGGCCTGCTCCGACGGCAGCTCACGCGGATCCGGGAGGACGGGATCGCCTTGGAGCGCGAGGAATCCGGCGTCGGCGTCGTGTGCGCGGCCAGCCCGCTGCTCGACTCGCGCGGCGTCGCGGTCGCCGCCGTCTCGATTTCCGGGTGGGCCAACCGGATGCGGACCGAACGGGTTGCGCCCGCCGTCCGGACGGTGGCACTCGCGTTGACCCGGACACTCTCCGGCTCCACTCGCGACAGTCGGAAATAATCTTGCCGGACAAGGGTTTCGCGGTGCATAGGCCGTCCGGCTGACATAATCGTCCCGAGCTGGACCGGTGATCGGGAGCGGCTACGATCCGTCCAATGGCCCAGCACAGCGCGGAAACGACCGGCCCGGGCCGCTCCCCCGCGACGATTCCCGGGCCGGCGGTCACCGGCTCCTCCGCCGCGCACCGGTTGCTGTCGCTCGACGTCGTGCTCGCGCTCCTGGCGCTGGCCGGCGGCCTGCGGGTGCTGTACCTCGCCGCGCCCGCGCCGGCCCTGCCCGCCGAAGCCGCGAACGTCGCCCACGCCTACGCGCTCGGCCACCTCACCCCGTTCACCGACGCCGGCGGCGCCGGGATCAGCCGGTTCGGCTGGTGGCAGCTCTCGGCCTACACGATGGTCACCGACGCGTTCGGGCGGTCGGCGACGGCACTCGCGGCGGTCCGCGAAGCCGTGCTCATCGCCGCGGTGCTCAGCGCCCTGCTGCTCTGGTTCCTGGCGCGCCGGCTCGGGTTGACGCGGTGGGCGGCCGCGGCCGCGGTGCTGCTGCTCGCGGCGTCCCCGCTCGCGCTCGGCCTGCAGCGGCTGGTCGTCGTCGAGCACCTGGCGGTGGTGTGGGCGCTGGGCGCGCTGGTCCTCATCACGAAACCCGGCGCGCGGATCCGCCACGATGCCCTGGCCGCGGCCTGCCTGCTCGCGGCCGTGCTCACTTCGCCGCTGGCGCTGGTCTTCCTGCCCGCGGCGGGCTGGCTGCTGGTGCGGCGCGCGCCGGCCCGCGCGGCCTTGGTGGCGGTGCTGCTCAACCTCGGGCTGGGCATCGCGTTCGGCCCGGCGGCCGCCGCCCTCCGGCCGCACCTCGCCGACAGCGGCCGCCCGTCGGTCGCCGACTGGGTCGCCCTCGACCCGGCGTGGGCGGTGCTCTCGACCGTGGCGCTGGTGGCCGCGCTGGCCGTGACCGCCTTGCGGCCGTTCGCGGTGTCCGGCCTGCTCCTCGTGGCGGCCCTGCTCGTTCCCGGCGTGCCGGACACCGCCGTGCTCGCGCTGCTGCTGCCGCTCACCCCGCTGCTGCTGGCCGCGCTCGTCCAAGCCCTGTCGCGGCAACCCGTCTCGGCGCACCGGTGGAACCCCGGCCGCGGTCCCGGCCGGGCGCTGGCCGCGGTCGTCCTCCTCGCCGTGGTCGCCGCCGGCTGGACCTACGGCTACCCGGCCCTGCGGCCGACGACCGACCGCGGCGGGCCGCTCACCGAAGCGCAGGAGTGGTTGCGGGCCAACGCTTCCGGCGCCCGGGTGCTGGTCGACGACGGCGCCTGGGCCGAGCTCGCCAAGGCCGGCTGGCCGACCGGGTTGCTCGTCCCGCCCGCCGCGTGCGCGGCCACCTGCCCGCCGGTCGAATGGGCGGTCTTCGCGGACGGCGCCACCGACCTCCGTGGCCGCTACCCCGCCATCGGCACCGCCTTGGCGGAGGCCGGCGCGACCGCGGTGTTCGGCACCGGCGACCGCGCGGTCACCGTGTCCCGCCTCGGCCTGCCGGCCGCCGACCCGGCCGCGCCGTCGGAGGAGTCCGCCCGCACCCACGCGGGCGAAGCCCTCGCGGCGTCGGCCCGGATCACCCTGCCCCCGGACGCCGCCGCCGTACTGCGCGCCGGTCAGGTCGACCCGCGGCTGATCGCGACGATCGCCGCGCTCGCGGCGCTCCGCCCGGTCAGCGTCGGGGCGTTCCCCGCCGTCCCCGGCGAAGACCCCGCCGGCCAGCCGCGCCGCCAGGTGCTCCTGACGGCGGGCAAGGACGCCGTGGCCGCGTTCTACACCGGCCAGCGCGACCTGTTCCGCCCGACCTCGGTCACCGAGACCGCGGCCGGCGTGCTCGTCACCTACCCGCTGTTCGCACCCCCGGGACTGCTGGTTCCGTTCTCCTCCCCCTGACGGCGAAAGGACCTCCCATGCGCACCCTCCCGTCCAGACTGCTCAGACCCGGCGGGCTGACCGCCGCGGCCCTCCTGCTCGTCGCGCTGGCGCCGGTGACGGCCGAGGCGGCGACCGCCCCCGGCCCGGGCGTCGGCTGGATCCGGGTCGGCCACCTGTCGCCGAAGGTCCCGCCGGTGGACATCTACTTCGCCCCCTTCGGGCAAGCCGAAAAGGTCGTCATCCGCAAGGCCGGCTACGGCGCCGTCACGCCGTACTCCTCGCTCGACCCCGGCAAGTACACGCTGTCGATGCGGCCTGCCGACGCCTCGTCGAGCACGCCGCCCGCGCTGTCGGCCACCATCGAAGTCGCCGAGCGCAGCGCCTACTCGCTGCTGGTGTTCGCGAACGGCCCGGACGGCACGCTCAAGGGCGACCTGGTCACCGACGACCTCAGCGCGCCCGCCGCCGGCAAGGGCCGGGTCCGGGTGGTCGAAGGGTCGGCGGCGATCGCGCCGGTCACCGTGGCCGGACCGCAGGGCGTCACCCTCGCCAGGGACGCGGCCTACGGCCAGACGTCGTCCTATGTGGACGTTGCGGCGGGACGCTGGCCGCTGCAGCTCTCGGGCGGGGCGGTGAAGTCGGCCGCCGACGTCGACGTCAAGGCGGGCTCGTCGACGACGCTGCTGGTCACCGAGAACTCCGGAGCGCTGAAGGCGAACGCCATCGCCGACGGCGCCTCGCTGCCCGAACCGCCGAAACTGGGCGTCGAGACCGGCGGTGGCGGCACCGCGCCGTCGTCCGGTACCCCGCTCTGGCCGGCGCTGGCAGCGGTGGGGTTGCTGGCCGCGCTGCTCGGGGGACGCCGGGCGGCTCGTGCGCGCTGACCTCGGCGCGCTGCTCGTCGCGGCGCTGCTGGCCGGAGGCTGCTCGGCGGCCCCGGCCGCACCGCCACCCGCCGTCCGGGCCCCGTCCGCGCCCCCGGCGGCGACCGGGCCCCTGCCGCTGCCCGCCGCGGCCGACGTCCGCCCGGTGCGGCTGCGCATCCCCGCCATCGGCGTCGACGCACCCGCGCTCGTCCCGCTCGGGCTCGGCGCGGACCACCAGCTCGAAGCGCCCGCGCGCTTCCAGGACGTCGGCTGGTACGCCGCCGGACCGGTGCCGGGTGACCCCGGCCCGGCGGTGATCGCCGCGCACGTCGACTCCCGCGCCGGACCGGCGCCGTTCTTCCGGCTGCGCGACCTGCACGGCGGCGACCAGGTGTTCGTCGCGCGCTCGGACGGCCAGGAGACCCGGTTCGTCGTGGACGCCGTCCAGCGCTACCCGAAGGACGCGTTCCCGACCGACGCGGTGTACGGGCCCGCGCCGGGCAGCGCGCTGCGGCTCATCACCTGCGGCGGCAGCTTCGACGCGGCGAAACGCTCGTACCGCGACAACATCGTCGTCTACGCCTCGACCCGCTGGGCCTAGAACTCCTTGATCAGCCCGCGCCGCGCCAGCTCCGGCCGGACGCCGTCGCCGAACCAGTACGCCTCCTCCAGGTGCGGGTAGCCCGACAGCACGAACTCGGTCACGCCGGCGCTGTGGTACTCCTCGATCAGGTCCGCGACCTCGCCGTGGCTGCCGACCAGCGCGGTCCCGGCGCCGCCGCGGACCAGGCCGACACCGGCCCAGAGGTTCGGGTGGATCTCCAGGCCGCGGACGCCGCCGTCGGTCCGGCCGCCGTGCAGCGCCACCATCCGCTGCTGCCCCACCGACTCGCTCGCCGCCAGCTGCGCCTGCGCCTTGGCGACCTGCTCCGGGCTCAACGCGTCCAGGAGCTTCTGCGCCTCCGCCCAGGCATCGGCCGAGGTGTCGCGGGAGATCGTGTGCAGCCGCACGCCGAACCGGATCGGCCGGTCGCCCGCCAGCTCGCGGACCTTGCCGATCTTCTCCGCGACCTGCGCGGGCGGCTCGCCCCAGGTCAGGTAGACGTCGGCGTGCCGGGCCGCGACCGGCAGCGCGGCCGGTGACGAGCCCCCGAAGTAGATCGGCGGGACCGGGTCCGGCGCGGCCAGCGTCGTCGCGCCTTCGACGCGCAGGTGCTCGCCTTCGAACGTGAACGGCTGCCCGGACCAGACCCCGCGCACGATGGTCAGGAACTCGTCGGTGCGCGCGTAGCGGGCGTCGTGGTCGTGCCAGTCACCGAAGCGCCGCTGCTCCACGGCGTCGCCACCGGTGACGATGTTGAGCAGCACCCGCCCGGCCGACAGGCGCTGGAACGTCCCCGCCATCTGGGCGGCGAGCGTCGGGGAGATGACGCCGGGCCGGAACGCGACCAGGAACTTCAGCCGGGTCGTCTCGCGGATCAGCGCGGCCGTGGTGAGCCACGCGTCCTCGCACCATGTGCCGGTCGGGGTCAGGACCCCTTCGAAGCCCTGCCGCTCGGCGGCGCGGGCGACCTGGGCGAGGTAGTCGAGATCCGGCTGACGCTGCGCCGACGGGCCCTGGGACCGGTTGGCGTGGAAGCGTTCCACGATCGTGCGGCCGTCGCCGCTGGTGGGCAGGAACCAGTGCAGCCTGATGCTCATCCGTTGCTCCTCGCCTGGTCCAGGTCAGGGGCGAACCGCCGGTCGGCGAACGCCGCGAAGTCCACCTTGCCCGGCAAAGTCTTCTCTTCGGTGAACGCGTCCGCGAGCTGCTGCTCGGACGCGATCACGGAGTCGTCCAGCGCGATCGGCAGGTCACGCCCGGCGTCGACCGCCTTCTGCGCCACTTCGAGCTTCAGTCCGGTCTCCTTCGCCCAGGCCGCCGCCCATTCCGCCCGGTGCGTGTCGGCCCACTTCTGCGCTTTGACCACGCGGACGGCGAAGTCGCGCAACGCCGAGTTCTTGCCGGGGTCGGCCAGCGCGACGGTGCCCGCGGTCAGGAACCCGAGGCCGTTGGAGGCACCGCGACCGTCGGCCAGCACTCGGGCGTGCGCTTCGAGCTGCGCCTGCGCGGTGTAGGGGTCCCAGATCGCCCAGGCGTCGATCGTGTGCTGGGTGAACGCGGCATAGGCCTCCGCCGGCTGCAGGAAGTTCAGCTTCACGTCCTTTGTGGACAGTCCGTTGTTGTGCAGGGTGTTCAGCAGCTGGCCGTGGGCCGAGGTGCCCTTGCCGACACCGATCGTCTTGCCCTTCAGCTCGGCCACGCCGCGCAGCGGCGAATCCGGCGGGACGAGCACGGCCTCCCGCTCGACGTTGCTGCGCGAAACGCTGATCACCTTGATCTTCGCCTTCGCCGCGGCCGCGAAGATCGGCGGCGTGTTGCCGACGCGGCCGGTGTCGATCGCACCGGCCGACGCGGCTTCCAGCAGCGGCGGGCCGGAGGTGAAGGTGGCCCATTCGATCCTGTACGGCGTCCCGGCCAGCAGACCGGCCGCGGTGAGCAGCGACTTGACGCCGCCCTTCTGGTCACCGACCTTGAGCGTCACCTTCGCCAGGTCCGCCGCGCTCACCGGGCCCGGCACGGCCGCCTGGTCGGTACCGGTCGCCGAGCCGCACCCGGCCAGCACGACCGCGGCCGCGACCGCGGCCACTCCCCTACGCCACAGCATCTTC is a window from the Amycolatopsis sp. cg9 genome containing:
- a CDS encoding neutral/alkaline ceramidase is translated as MRVSRRTVLAGATALPFAAALGARTAEAAEPALQVGVGIGDVTGPAAENGMMGYSMPQQQTAGIHLRTRARAYIVDDGTRRIVFVTAELGALFQSVHQGVLRELARKYGDRYSEQNVLLNATHTHSACGGDSHYAAYDLSILGFQQQTYDAVVAGIVDAIGRAHDDLKPGELSLGRTELTEASANRSRVAFERNPDKDHFPLSIDPAVTVLRFRQGGRDVGAITWFATHGTSMSNGNHLISSDNKGYAAYAWEHDHAGVRYLDGPPGFVAAFAQTNSGDMTPNLNLQPGTPETEFENTRRIGELQFQAAKRAFDAAAEPITGGVDHRLTYVDMSAVDVGPEFTPDGRPHRTCTAAIGVSMLAGSTEDGPGLPLPEGVKNPFIDWLGGIDAPIPQALADAQAPKVVAVPFGAMKPYPWAPEVLPLQIVRIGQLHLVAGPAEYTIVAGLRIRKTVASTLGVPLENVLMQGYSNAYSQYVTTPEEYDSQQYEGASTLFGRYTLPAYQQEFAKLAAALKAGTEVPHGPVPRDLRGKLVNFQPGVVFDSAPLLKSFGDVVTDAKSSYRRGEQVAVAFVTGHPKNDLRRDGTFLEIQRYADGRWVRYADDGDWATKFRWTRTFVSESRAEVTWDIPANTPAGKYRVVHFGAWKHGITGAIAQLGGTSRAFLVS
- a CDS encoding LLM class F420-dependent oxidoreductase; this encodes MKLGFHVGYWGSGPTPGALEAVVKAEELGFDSVWTAEAYGSDAFTPLAWYGASTSRIRLGTNIVQMSARTPTATAMSAMTLDHLSGGRMVLGLGASGPQVVEGWYGQPYPKPLARTREYVDIVRQVIAREAPVTLDGQHFQLPLRGGTGLGKALKPTVHPLRTEIPIHLAAEGPKNVALAAEIGDGWLPLFFSPKSNGFYKAALEEGFAREGARHTLETFEVPCSIPVLVHDDVEEAASWIKPSLALYIGGMGAKSVNFHHDVFARLGYEDVADKVQELYLAGRKEEATAAIPTSLVEDTSLIGPPAKIRDELQAWEETVVTQLLLRGDAATLTKIADALG
- a CDS encoding oxygenase MpaB family protein, whose product is MDAPEPLGPDSLTWKYFGDWRGLLIALWAGSMQNMHPGLGAGVEQHSRFFEERWQRLFRSLYPIGGVVYDGPRAHATALQVRGYHDRIKGVDAKGRRYHALDPDTYYWAHSTFFVSTILIADHFMGGIGEAEKRRLFDEHVTWWRMYDMTMRPVPESWADFQRYWKHMCAEVLEDNKATRDVLDLRGIAKPPFLPWLPDPLWRPLSALIAKNFVWLTTGLYDPEIRDLLGLRWSERDARRHRRAGKLINAVFKLVPHDRRYHPRARAGWRRGRGEVAPGAPVVETPRRNLPPLSERGKPEHYAPNV
- a CDS encoding TetR/AcrR family transcriptional regulator; translated protein: MPGRTWAGTTLDDRKAQRREQLVAAGLELLGTDGSAGTSVRAVCRHAKLTERYFYESFADREELVAAVYEHVGEQARQALVAAVRDAPSPVLRAENAVRAFVELIVDDPRQGRVLLLAPLTDPALTRRGLHLLPVFAALVGEQLSHGDDTERQMVAVGLVGALSNVFIAYLDGSLKVSRERLVAHCVKLVLGADDH
- a CDS encoding IclR family transcriptional regulator; protein product: MRTAGRNEGVSGDGLVAARLAALLEAFRPGDETLGVSELARRTGLAKTTVHRLVGHLTGTGLLEREAGAVRLGLRLFEIGQLASPRRGLVEAARPYLADLREATRNTVHLAILEGTEVVYLDVLRGPDAPTLPSRIGGRFPAHATGVGKAILAFSPESVVNQVIDAGLPRMSPKTITAPGLLRRQLTRIREDGIALEREESGVGVVCAASPLLDSRGVAVAAVSISGWANRMRTERVAPAVRTVALALTRTLSGSTRDSRK
- a CDS encoding glycosyl transferase — protein: MAQHSAETTGPGRSPATIPGPAVTGSSAAHRLLSLDVVLALLALAGGLRVLYLAAPAPALPAEAANVAHAYALGHLTPFTDAGGAGISRFGWWQLSAYTMVTDAFGRSATALAAVREAVLIAAVLSALLLWFLARRLGLTRWAAAAAVLLLAASPLALGLQRLVVVEHLAVVWALGALVLITKPGARIRHDALAAACLLAAVLTSPLALVFLPAAGWLLVRRAPARAALVAVLLNLGLGIAFGPAAAALRPHLADSGRPSVADWVALDPAWAVLSTVALVAALAVTALRPFAVSGLLLVAALLVPGVPDTAVLALLLPLTPLLLAALVQALSRQPVSAHRWNPGRGPGRALAAVVLLAVVAAGWTYGYPALRPTTDRGGPLTEAQEWLRANASGARVLVDDGAWAELAKAGWPTGLLVPPAACAATCPPVEWAVFADGATDLRGRYPAIGTALAEAGATAVFGTGDRAVTVSRLGLPAADPAAPSEESARTHAGEALAASARITLPPDAAAVLRAGQVDPRLIATIAALAALRPVSVGAFPAVPGEDPAGQPRRQVLLTAGKDAVAAFYTGQRDLFRPTSVTETAAGVLVTYPLFAPPGLLVPFSSP
- a CDS encoding DUF4397 domain-containing protein, which encodes MRTLPSRLLRPGGLTAAALLLVALAPVTAEAATAPGPGVGWIRVGHLSPKVPPVDIYFAPFGQAEKVVIRKAGYGAVTPYSSLDPGKYTLSMRPADASSSTPPALSATIEVAERSAYSLLVFANGPDGTLKGDLVTDDLSAPAAGKGRVRVVEGSAAIAPVTVAGPQGVTLARDAAYGQTSSYVDVAAGRWPLQLSGGAVKSAADVDVKAGSSTTLLVTENSGALKANAIADGASLPEPPKLGVETGGGGTAPSSGTPLWPALAAVGLLAALLGGRRAARAR
- a CDS encoding class F sortase — translated: MRADLGALLVAALLAGGCSAAPAAPPPAVRAPSAPPAATGPLPLPAAADVRPVRLRIPAIGVDAPALVPLGLGADHQLEAPARFQDVGWYAAGPVPGDPGPAVIAAHVDSRAGPAPFFRLRDLHGGDQVFVARSDGQETRFVVDAVQRYPKDAFPTDAVYGPAPGSALRLITCGGSFDAAKRSYRDNIVVYASTRWA
- a CDS encoding LLM class flavin-dependent oxidoreductase, with product MSIRLHWFLPTSGDGRTIVERFHANRSQGPSAQRQPDLDYLAQVARAAERQGFEGVLTPTGTWCEDAWLTTAALIRETTRLKFLVAFRPGVISPTLAAQMAGTFQRLSAGRVLLNIVTGGDAVEQRRFGDWHDHDARYARTDEFLTIVRGVWSGQPFTFEGEHLRVEGATTLAAPDPVPPIYFGGSSPAALPVAARHADVYLTWGEPPAQVAEKIGKVRELAGDRPIRFGVRLHTISRDTSADAWAEAQKLLDALSPEQVAKAQAQLAASESVGQQRMVALHGGRTDGGVRGLEIHPNLWAGVGLVRGGAGTALVGSHGEVADLIEEYHSAGVTEFVLSGYPHLEEAYWFGDGVRPELARRGLIKEF
- a CDS encoding ABC transporter substrate-binding protein: MLWRRGVAAVAAAVVLAGCGSATGTDQAAVPGPVSAADLAKVTLKVGDQKGGVKSLLTAAGLLAGTPYRIEWATFTSGPPLLEAASAGAIDTGRVGNTPPIFAAAAKAKIKVISVSRSNVEREAVLVPPDSPLRGVAELKGKTIGVGKGTSAHGQLLNTLHNNGLSTKDVKLNFLQPAEAYAAFTQHTIDAWAIWDPYTAQAQLEAHARVLADGRGASNGLGFLTAGTVALADPGKNSALRDFAVRVVKAQKWADTHRAEWAAAWAKETGLKLEVAQKAVDAGRDLPIALDDSVIASEQQLADAFTEEKTLPGKVDFAAFADRRFAPDLDQARSNG